Proteins encoded within one genomic window of Salipaludibacillus agaradhaerens:
- a CDS encoding HD-GYP domain-containing protein, whose translation MRIVSLHSIDPGVKIGKTVTNDQGQVLVQEGVSLSERMINRLKKLKITFVYIEDEESEGIQPVNAVSEETKANAIHEIKHAFGALAEAGNISKSFILDRLGGNFKKTVTNILKDARENDEAISLLTDTIGHDRYTFFHSLNVAIYSLAMARELKFSPEEQMTVGVGALLHDIGKTEVATSILQKPDKLTDEEMSEMKKHPEYGFEILRKCHELSMVSAHCAYQHHERIDGKGYPRGIKGNDIHPYAKIIAVADVFGAVTSNRVYSKAILPHEAMELLFTGAETQFDLSIIRAFRKTIAIYPVGLTVILNDGRKALVVQQNKINSERPVIRIIEENNEKVVTPYYVDLNKELAVTIVDTETTLSGDEKKLVNRFYYK comes from the coding sequence ATGAGAATTGTCTCATTACATTCTATAGACCCAGGTGTGAAAATAGGTAAAACAGTGACAAATGACCAGGGCCAGGTTCTTGTTCAAGAAGGTGTAAGCCTGTCTGAACGAATGATTAATAGGCTAAAGAAACTAAAAATAACGTTTGTCTATATTGAAGATGAAGAGTCAGAAGGTATTCAGCCTGTAAATGCAGTGTCAGAAGAGACAAAGGCGAATGCTATTCATGAAATTAAGCATGCTTTTGGTGCTTTAGCAGAGGCTGGCAACATATCGAAGTCGTTTATATTAGATAGACTAGGTGGAAACTTCAAAAAAACAGTCACAAACATTCTTAAAGATGCTCGTGAAAATGATGAAGCGATTTCACTGTTAACTGACACAATTGGACATGACAGATATACCTTTTTTCACTCGTTAAACGTGGCGATCTACTCGCTTGCTATGGCTCGGGAATTGAAATTTTCACCCGAAGAACAAATGACAGTTGGGGTAGGTGCACTCTTACATGATATTGGGAAAACAGAGGTAGCAACCTCAATCTTACAAAAACCTGACAAACTCACAGATGAAGAAATGAGTGAAATGAAAAAACACCCAGAGTATGGGTTTGAAATTTTAAGGAAATGTCATGAATTATCAATGGTTTCTGCACACTGTGCTTATCAGCATCATGAAAGAATTGACGGCAAAGGTTATCCCCGTGGTATTAAAGGGAATGATATACACCCTTACGCGAAGATTATCGCTGTCGCGGATGTTTTTGGAGCTGTGACGTCTAACCGAGTTTACTCAAAAGCTATCTTGCCGCATGAAGCGATGGAATTACTTTTTACAGGCGCAGAAACACAATTTGATTTGTCAATCATTCGTGCATTTCGAAAAACAATTGCTATTTATCCAGTAGGTTTGACCGTTATTTTAAACGATGGGCGTAAAGCACTTGTTGTGCAACAAAATAAAATTAATAGTGAGCGTCCGGTGATTAGAATCATTGAAGAAAATAATGAGAAAGTTGTGACACCATACTATGTGGATTTGAATAAGGAGTTAGCCGTGACAATTGTTGATACAGAAACGACCCTTTCAGGAGACGAAAAAAAGCTTGTTAACCGTTTTTATTATAAATAA
- a CDS encoding quinone oxidoreductase family protein — protein sequence MRAIQFKSFGGPEVLELVNLSRPKVKGHQVLIKTKAIGVNYADTMRREGNYVLPTPLPFIPGSEVVGEINDVGEAVTTVAKGDTVVALVGAGAYADFVVADEASLIRKPDTLDAYHAVALPLQALSAYHIITTMGRLQEGESILIHAAGGGVGSLAVQLAKLFGAKKVLATASTESKRQLAKQLGADEVIDYTQDKWDQHILDITDGRGVDVVLEMAGGDIFQRSVQCLAPFGRLIIYGVASGEIPVLNPVDLMEKNKTVTGFFLPAMLEKPALYQESLQKILGLAAEGKLKTIIGKTYSIEDASQLHADMQNRKTQGKLILIP from the coding sequence GTGCGAGCGATACAATTTAAATCATTTGGCGGTCCTGAAGTATTGGAACTGGTCAACTTATCACGCCCAAAAGTAAAAGGCCATCAAGTACTTATTAAAACTAAAGCCATCGGTGTAAATTATGCGGATACCATGAGGAGAGAAGGGAATTATGTGCTGCCTACCCCTCTACCTTTTATTCCAGGATCTGAAGTGGTGGGAGAGATAAATGACGTGGGGGAGGCAGTGACAACTGTGGCTAAAGGTGATACTGTCGTAGCTCTCGTAGGTGCAGGGGCTTATGCGGATTTTGTAGTAGCCGATGAAGCGAGTCTTATCCGAAAGCCAGATACATTAGATGCGTATCATGCGGTTGCTCTACCTCTACAAGCTCTCAGCGCCTACCATATTATAACAACGATGGGGCGTTTGCAAGAAGGAGAGTCTATTCTTATCCATGCTGCGGGTGGTGGAGTTGGAAGTCTTGCTGTTCAACTGGCCAAATTGTTTGGAGCGAAAAAAGTTCTCGCCACAGCTAGTACGGAGAGTAAGCGCCAATTAGCTAAACAGTTAGGGGCAGATGAGGTTATTGATTACACTCAAGATAAATGGGACCAACACATACTTGATATAACAGATGGGCGTGGCGTAGATGTTGTACTTGAAATGGCTGGAGGCGATATTTTTCAACGTTCTGTACAATGTCTTGCTCCATTTGGCCGCCTTATTATATATGGTGTTGCCAGTGGGGAGATCCCTGTCTTGAATCCAGTGGATCTGATGGAAAAAAACAAAACAGTTACAGGATTCTTTTTACCTGCCATGTTGGAGAAACCAGCATTGTATCAAGAAAGCTTACAAAAAATCTTAGGTCTTGCTGCTGAAGGCAAGTTAAAAACGATTATTGGAAAAACTTACTCCATCGAAGATGCCTCGCAGCTTCATGCAGATATGCAAAATAGAAAAACACAGGGAAAACTAATTCTAATCCCTTAA
- the acpP gene encoding acyl carrier protein, translated as MAAVQERIAKIVSERLGVDESEVKKEATFKDDLGADSLDVVELVMELEDEFDLEISDEDAEKIATVGDVIEYIERHQ; from the coding sequence ATGGCAGCGGTACAAGAAAGAATTGCAAAAATCGTTTCCGAACGCCTTGGGGTCGATGAATCAGAAGTGAAGAAAGAAGCGACTTTCAAGGATGACCTTGGAGCTGACTCATTAGACGTCGTCGAATTAGTGATGGAACTCGAAGATGAGTTTGATCTTGAAATTTCAGACGAAGATGCGGAGAAAATTGCAACAGTCGGTGACGTGATTGAATACATAGAGCGTCATCAATAA
- the rnc gene encoding ribonuclease III — protein MTPAKKTKYRQFLTSIHVEFKNEDLFIQAFTHSSYVNEHRIRPHDDNERLEFLGDAVLELAISQYLFKLFDHMSEGEMTKLRAAIVCEPSLAKIADELTFGDYVLLGKGEEMTGGRKRPALLADVFEAFIGALYLDSGLEAVYSFLKEYVYPKIHNGAFSHMMDFKSQLQELIQRENQGQVHYKIIEEKGPAHAREFVSEVTLDKQQLGKGAGKSKKEAEQMAAQKALEKLNTK, from the coding sequence ATGACACCAGCGAAAAAAACAAAATATCGTCAGTTCTTAACTTCAATCCATGTTGAATTTAAAAATGAAGATTTATTTATTCAAGCGTTTACCCATTCATCATACGTAAACGAACATCGTATTCGCCCGCATGATGATAATGAACGACTGGAGTTTTTAGGCGATGCAGTTTTGGAATTGGCCATCTCTCAATATTTATTTAAACTATTTGATCATATGAGTGAAGGTGAGATGACCAAACTCAGAGCTGCGATCGTATGTGAGCCGTCATTAGCAAAGATTGCGGATGAATTGACATTTGGTGACTATGTTCTTTTAGGAAAAGGAGAAGAGATGACAGGGGGGCGAAAACGTCCGGCACTACTTGCTGATGTGTTTGAAGCATTTATTGGCGCGCTGTATCTTGATTCAGGCTTAGAAGCTGTTTATAGCTTTCTAAAAGAATACGTCTATCCTAAGATTCATAACGGTGCTTTTTCCCATATGATGGATTTTAAGAGTCAGCTACAAGAATTGATTCAGCGTGAAAACCAAGGGCAAGTGCATTATAAAATCATTGAAGAAAAAGGCCCCGCTCATGCACGTGAATTTGTATCAGAAGTCACACTTGATAAACAACAGTTAGGAAAAGGTGCAGGTAAATCTAAAAAAGAAGCTGAACAAATGGCTGCTCAAAAAGCACTTGAGAAACTAAATACGAAATAA
- the fabD gene encoding ACP S-malonyltransferase has protein sequence MTKVALLFPGQGAQHIGMGKELAEAFTECKAIFTEADEALGENFSDLIFNGNEDELKRTENTQPALLTTSIAIWEILKGKGVAADYAAGHSLGEYSALTATGAISFKEAVQAVRQRGQLMEEAVPAGKGTMAAILGMEREVLKEVVSQAALEGGQVQAANFNCPGQIVISGTTEGVERAVTLAKEAGAKRAMVLSVSGPFHSELMKPAAGKMAVVLDNITFEKPLVPVISNVTAKPYLSADEIPTALVEQIYSPVMWEDTIKYLVDQGVDTFIEAGPGKVLSGLVKKISRRLTVLPVYDQASLDKAISTLDEKGD, from the coding sequence ATGACAAAAGTAGCCTTATTATTTCCGGGACAAGGAGCTCAGCATATTGGGATGGGAAAAGAGCTCGCAGAAGCATTTACCGAATGCAAAGCTATTTTTACCGAGGCTGATGAAGCGCTGGGAGAGAATTTTTCTGATCTTATTTTTAATGGTAACGAAGATGAACTTAAGCGAACTGAAAATACACAGCCAGCGCTATTAACAACAAGCATAGCCATCTGGGAGATTCTTAAAGGAAAAGGGGTGGCAGCAGATTATGCAGCAGGACATAGTCTCGGTGAATATTCAGCGCTTACTGCTACGGGCGCTATAAGTTTCAAAGAAGCTGTTCAAGCTGTTAGACAACGAGGTCAACTCATGGAAGAGGCAGTACCAGCTGGCAAAGGGACAATGGCTGCAATTTTAGGGATGGAGCGAGAAGTGCTAAAAGAAGTTGTCTCACAAGCTGCCTTGGAAGGCGGACAAGTTCAAGCAGCTAACTTTAATTGTCCTGGACAAATTGTGATCTCTGGTACGACAGAAGGTGTAGAGCGTGCAGTGACATTGGCGAAAGAGGCGGGAGCTAAAAGAGCGATGGTGCTTTCGGTGAGTGGTCCTTTTCATTCTGAATTAATGAAGCCTGCCGCGGGGAAAATGGCGGTCGTTTTAGATAATATAACGTTTGAAAAGCCACTTGTTCCAGTCATTAGTAATGTTACAGCAAAGCCTTATCTCTCTGCAGACGAGATACCTACTGCACTTGTTGAGCAGATTTATTCCCCTGTTATGTGGGAAGATACGATTAAATACCTTGTTGATCAGGGTGTGGACACGTTCATTGAAGCAGGACCAGGAAAAGTATTAAGTGGTCTAGTTAAAAAAATATCAAGACGTTTAACAGTGTTGCCTGTTTATGATCAAGCATCACTTGATAAAGCCATATCAACATTAGATGAGAAAGGAGACTGA
- the fabG gene encoding 3-oxoacyl-[acyl-carrier-protein] reductase: MMRGQHALVTGGSRGIGKAICLELAEQGVNVAVNFSGNREKAEAVAEQCRQLGVEALAVQADVGNADSVKQMIDTVMEAFGSIDILVNNAGITRDTLIMRMKEEDFDAVINTNLKGVFNCSKAVTRPMMKQRYGRIINISSVVGVLGNAGQANYVASKAGVIGLTKSLARELANRNIRVNAVAPGFIGTEMTDELTEETKKALLNQIPLAELGKPEDVARVVAFLASDASAYMTGQTLHVDGGMVMP, translated from the coding sequence ATAATGAGAGGACAACATGCGCTTGTAACAGGTGGCTCTAGAGGGATTGGGAAAGCTATTTGTTTAGAACTTGCTGAACAAGGCGTTAACGTAGCCGTAAATTTTTCCGGCAATCGAGAAAAGGCAGAAGCAGTAGCTGAACAGTGTCGTCAGTTAGGTGTAGAAGCATTAGCAGTTCAAGCAGATGTAGGGAATGCCGATAGTGTTAAACAGATGATAGATACCGTCATGGAGGCTTTTGGTTCAATTGATATTCTAGTTAATAACGCAGGGATAACACGAGACACATTAATAATGCGTATGAAAGAAGAGGACTTTGATGCGGTGATAAACACCAATTTAAAAGGTGTATTTAACTGTTCCAAGGCTGTTACAAGGCCGATGATGAAACAACGTTACGGACGAATTATTAATATCTCCTCTGTTGTTGGTGTCCTAGGAAATGCAGGGCAAGCTAATTATGTAGCTAGTAAAGCCGGTGTCATCGGATTAACAAAATCTTTAGCCAGAGAGCTAGCCAATCGAAATATCCGTGTGAATGCTGTAGCCCCAGGCTTTATTGGAACGGAAATGACTGACGAATTAACAGAGGAGACAAAAAAGGCATTGCTTAACCAAATTCCTTTAGCAGAGTTAGGTAAACCTGAGGATGTAGCACGTGTAGTTGCCTTTTTAGCGAGCGATGCGTCTGCTTACATGACAGGACAAACATTGCATGTTGATGGCGGGATGGTCATGCCATAA
- a CDS encoding DUF1128 domain-containing protein, producing MSANDKNRDELNVMIEDIKTKLHIVNGAAIKPEHFSLDKFEDIKEVHAMVMKKNSFSVSEMDAIVSELGTMKDLKR from the coding sequence TTGTCAGCCAACGATAAAAACCGAGATGAATTAAATGTGATGATTGAAGATATTAAAACTAAATTACACATTGTTAATGGGGCAGCTATTAAACCCGAGCATTTTTCCTTAGATAAATTTGAGGATATTAAAGAAGTGCACGCCATGGTTATGAAAAAAAATTCATTTAGCGTGAGCGAAATGGATGCCATCGTGTCTGAGTTAGGGACGATGAAAGATTTAAAAAGATAG
- the kapB gene encoding sporulation phosphorelay system protein KapB — translation MDTYLKEGDKVTAIYKTGRYIGEIIGKNPKGTHAIVKILAVLKHPVQGDLHQPGETNVPLFHERKALSFKEKANIPLSHVKLYSGSIPKYSNSLLEALMTQKKELKNENSIWASKSLESLLKLEKDTYKLNLEDDHQ, via the coding sequence ATGGACACGTATTTAAAAGAAGGCGATAAAGTGACAGCCATTTATAAGACAGGCAGGTATATTGGAGAAATAATCGGTAAAAACCCTAAAGGCACACATGCTATTGTAAAAATTTTAGCTGTCTTAAAACATCCAGTCCAAGGTGATTTACACCAACCTGGCGAAACGAATGTACCGCTTTTTCATGAACGAAAGGCGTTAAGTTTTAAAGAAAAGGCAAATATTCCTCTCTCCCACGTGAAACTTTACAGCGGGAGTATTCCAAAATATTCTAATTCATTATTAGAAGCTTTAATGACACAAAAAAAAGAACTTAAAAACGAAAACAGCATTTGGGCGTCAAAATCTCTTGAGTCCCTTCTTAAACTGGAAAAGGACACATACAAATTAAATTTAGAAGACGATCACCAATAA